One Ignavibacteria bacterium genomic window carries:
- a CDS encoding redoxin domain-containing protein, translated as MALKVGDKAPNFTLKSKNLTGEVKDISLSDYKGKNLVILFFPQAFSGGCTKEACSINEGLGNYSSLNADVLGISVDSVFTQEAWSKANNLNFPLLSDFNKKTIVDYGTRYDDGKFVYDMNGVSRRSAFVVDKDGIIRYAEILDDAGKQPDFEKINETLKSLK; from the coding sequence ATGGCACTAAAAGTTGGAGATAAGGCACCGAATTTTACTCTAAAATCAAAGAATTTAACGGGAGAGGTGAAAGATATTTCACTCAGTGATTACAAAGGCAAAAATCTTGTTATATTATTTTTCCCGCAGGCATTTTCAGGCGGATGTACAAAAGAAGCATGTTCAATAAATGAAGGTCTTGGAAATTACAGTTCGTTAAATGCGGATGTACTCGGCATAAGCGTTGATTCTGTTTTTACTCAGGAAGCGTGGTCAAAAGCAAATAATCTTAATTTTCCGCTTTTAAGTGACTTCAATAAGAAAACAATTGTTGACTACGGCACAAGATATGACGACGGAAAATTTGTATATGACATGAACGGTGTTTCAAGAAGGTCAGCTTTCGTTGTTGATAAAGACGGAATTATAAGATATGCGGAAATTCTGGATGATGCCGGAAAACAGCCGGACTTTGAGAAAATAAACGAAACATTAAAATCTCTTAAGTAG
- a CDS encoding DUF1573 domain-containing protein yields MSNFINTKIAKISYFTAGMLGIIALMFFVFSNSTLTASTEGKGPKLQFNETEHNFGKVPQGPQIQYNFKFKNNGNATLVIDKVQTSCGCTGATVGDKKEYAKGEEGQIQVTFNTQGREGHQEKTLVVYSNDPENEKILKITCEIDPSMQ; encoded by the coding sequence ATGAGTAACTTCATAAACACAAAAATCGCAAAAATTTCTTATTTTACTGCCGGAATGCTTGGCATAATCGCATTGATGTTTTTTGTATTTTCAAATTCTACTTTGACCGCATCTACTGAAGGAAAAGGTCCAAAGCTTCAGTTCAATGAAACCGAACATAATTTTGGTAAAGTTCCACAAGGACCGCAGATTCAATATAACTTCAAGTTTAAAAACAACGGTAACGCAACTCTTGTGATTGACAAAGTTCAGACTTCCTGCGGATGCACCGGAGCAACAGTAGGTGACAAAAAAGAATATGCAAAAGGTGAAGAGGGACAGATTCAGGTAACCTTCAACACACAGGGAAGAGAAGGACATCAGGAGAAAACTTTGGTGGTTTACTCAAATGATCCTGAGAACGAAAAGATTTTAAAAATCACCTGCGAAATCGACCCAAGCATGCAGTAA
- a CDS encoding HU family DNA-binding protein, with protein sequence MKKEDIINKIMDEFDVARIDAAEIVNNIFSILRNSLIKGKHINISEFGKFDVNYKKGESGKILQTVSFSPVKKFSYDVNDSFNNLEPVTVAFITNFKEEDYPDVDMEDYEEVIDEIEEKEFIQSRVSVVEGKLTEKDKAKEETKEKFKEIFREESKEESTEKKIDKLADDRRKSFFDSERYRLAKTEPTEETISDKILSGTIDEIEARNVIEKQEIIETHKEALPDFSFIDREEPEEPLVVELKEPIEDIKEPEATIETETTEIHGYIPSEKEILDFERIREELNNKIKETFGDIVSPEPVAEDEIQEEIQEEVQPALTEDVSEIESKEPEIRTPEESNVLEEDLITQQDTSEEIKDETRIEEPKSEEQSFRDMFEEKEKLFDERDEILKEIESKISEDFAKLDEDDFNDIDSDTIKKIEDINKATEEKLKAQTPDDDIKIPDFDFKNLFKDSVSESGIPEAELPQEEESEEVIEEEIKAEAEKNKQEEDFSFEGSDILIPEEIKQLHEEIQSVKPFEGLEAKKDEQVLFKNGDDEDVKFDFFKDYNDIFEDKEGGHGMKTVHPTPHEQMPYPKRDVTDEQKEGSKIFSLSIMILIGIVIAVFAGIYFLLSSDLFKPKSVPVLVDSVKKEQQVIPAITDSSKQNQQSKDTTNRKDTVKTSSQPQTPPTQNNQTTSTQEDSQYRKLNPGEEEQINDPANNVVYIRTTDGVYIQTGSYKDKAIAEGKANALKKAGVQNVSVVEANLGAKGIYYRVRVGKYPTVQEAKNNSQKVKI encoded by the coding sequence ATGAAGAAAGAAGACATTATAAATAAAATAATGGATGAGTTCGACGTTGCACGGATTGATGCCGCTGAAATTGTCAATAATATTTTTTCCATTCTCAGAAACTCTCTCATCAAAGGGAAACACATAAACATAAGCGAATTTGGGAAGTTTGATGTAAATTATAAAAAAGGCGAGAGCGGAAAAATTCTTCAGACCGTTTCGTTTTCCCCCGTTAAGAAATTTTCTTATGACGTAAACGACTCATTCAATAATCTCGAACCGGTTACAGTTGCTTTCATAACTAACTTCAAAGAAGAAGATTATCCTGACGTGGATATGGAAGATTACGAGGAAGTAATCGATGAAATTGAGGAGAAAGAATTTATACAATCACGCGTCAGCGTTGTCGAAGGAAAACTTACAGAAAAAGATAAAGCTAAAGAAGAGACAAAAGAAAAGTTTAAAGAGATTTTCAGGGAAGAATCTAAAGAAGAATCAACTGAGAAAAAAATTGATAAACTTGCTGATGACCGCAGAAAATCTTTCTTTGATTCCGAAAGATATAGATTAGCCAAAACCGAACCAACCGAAGAAACTATCTCCGATAAAATACTTTCGGGTACGATTGACGAAATTGAAGCCAGGAATGTAATTGAAAAACAAGAAATAATCGAAACCCACAAAGAAGCGCTTCCTGATTTTAGTTTCATTGACAGGGAAGAGCCAGAAGAACCGCTGGTCGTTGAGCTTAAAGAGCCGATTGAAGATATTAAAGAACCCGAAGCAACAATTGAAACAGAGACCACCGAAATACATGGCTACATTCCGAGTGAAAAAGAAATACTCGACTTTGAAAGAATAAGAGAAGAGTTAAACAACAAGATTAAGGAAACTTTCGGGGATATTGTATCTCCCGAACCTGTAGCGGAAGATGAGATTCAAGAAGAGATTCAAGAGGAGGTTCAACCGGCATTAACTGAAGATGTTTCTGAAATAGAATCAAAAGAACCCGAAATAAGAACTCCTGAAGAATCGAATGTTCTTGAAGAAGATTTAATAACCCAGCAAGACACATCTGAAGAAATAAAAGATGAAACAAGGATTGAGGAGCCGAAAAGCGAAGAGCAATCTTTCAGGGATATGTTTGAAGAGAAAGAAAAACTTTTTGATGAGCGCGATGAAATCCTAAAAGAAATCGAAAGCAAAATCTCTGAAGATTTTGCAAAGCTCGATGAAGATGATTTTAATGATATAGACAGCGATACAATAAAGAAAATTGAAGACATTAACAAAGCAACAGAAGAAAAGCTAAAAGCACAGACACCGGATGACGATATAAAAATCCCTGATTTTGACTTCAAAAATTTATTTAAAGACAGTGTCTCCGAGTCGGGCATTCCAGAAGCAGAGCTTCCGCAGGAAGAAGAATCTGAAGAAGTCATAGAAGAAGAAATCAAAGCCGAAGCTGAAAAAAATAAGCAAGAAGAAGATTTTTCATTTGAAGGGTCTGATATTTTAATACCTGAGGAGATAAAACAGCTTCACGAAGAAATTCAGAGTGTAAAACCATTCGAAGGGCTTGAAGCAAAGAAAGATGAACAGGTTTTATTTAAAAATGGCGATGATGAGGATGTGAAGTTTGATTTCTTTAAAGATTACAACGATATTTTTGAGGATAAAGAAGGTGGACATGGAATGAAAACTGTTCATCCCACTCCGCACGAACAAATGCCATACCCTAAACGAGACGTTACAGACGAACAAAAAGAAGGTAGCAAAATATTTTCGTTATCAATAATGATTTTAATCGGAATTGTCATCGCTGTATTTGCTGGAATATATTTCCTGTTGTCATCAGATTTATTCAAACCGAAATCCGTGCCTGTTCTTGTAGATTCAGTTAAAAAAGAACAGCAGGTTATTCCTGCCATAACAGATTCTTCAAAACAAAATCAGCAATCAAAAGATACAACAAACAGAAAAGATACTGTAAAAACTTCATCACAGCCACAAACACCACCTACGCAAAATAATCAAACCACTTCAACTCAGGAAGACTCACAATACAGAAAATTGAATCCCGGTGAAGAGGAACAAATAAACGACCCTGCAAACAATGTAGTTTACATAAGAACCACGGACGGAGTTTACATCCAGACCGGCTCATATAAAGACAAAGCTATCGCAGAAGGTAAAGCCAACGCTCTTAAAAAAGCGGGAGTTCAAAATGTCAGTGTAGTTGAAGCAAATCTTGGAGCAAAAGGGATTTATTACCGTGTCAGAGTTGGAAAATACCCCACGGTTCAGGAAGCAAAAAACAATTCACAAAAGGTCAAAATCTGA
- a CDS encoding bifunctional riboflavin kinase/FAD synthetase, whose protein sequence is MIVARSLEELKFDKKSIITVGTFDGVHLGHQEIIKILNSVKQNKGLRSVIVTFDPHPQIVLRNKDRDIKILSTTDEKIKIFESYGIDLVYIINFTKEFSQTPAREFYIKYLINGVGMTDLVLGYDHMFGKNREGNFDTLAEMSKEFDFNVDKVEEFTLNGAHISSTEIRNFLLTGEIEKANDLLGREYSIEGEVIHGDKRGKELGYPTANLKIDEFKLIPKKGIYAVSVEIDGKRHNGMMSIGVNPTVSDNDNLKIEVNIFDFDKDIYGKKIKVNFIDYLREEQKFNSLEDLIEAMASDKTKVLNKLN, encoded by the coding sequence ATGATTGTTGCAAGAAGCTTAGAAGAGTTAAAGTTTGATAAAAAGAGTATTATAACCGTCGGAACTTTTGACGGAGTTCATCTCGGACATCAGGAGATTATAAAGATTTTAAATTCTGTAAAGCAGAATAAAGGATTGCGGAGTGTCATAGTAACATTTGACCCTCATCCGCAAATTGTTCTTAGAAATAAAGATAGAGATATAAAGATTCTTTCGACTACCGATGAGAAAATAAAAATTTTCGAGTCTTACGGAATTGATTTAGTTTATATAATTAATTTCACAAAGGAATTTTCTCAGACCCCTGCCCGCGAATTTTATATAAAATACCTTATAAATGGCGTTGGAATGACCGATTTGGTTCTCGGTTATGACCATATGTTCGGAAAAAACCGCGAGGGAAATTTCGATACGCTCGCAGAAATGTCGAAGGAGTTTGATTTTAATGTCGATAAAGTCGAAGAGTTTACCCTTAACGGTGCTCATATAAGCAGCACGGAGATAAGAAATTTTCTATTGACAGGCGAGATTGAGAAAGCGAATGACTTGCTTGGAAGGGAATACTCGATTGAAGGTGAAGTTATTCACGGTGATAAACGCGGTAAAGAACTCGGGTATCCGACAGCGAATTTAAAAATCGATGAGTTCAAGCTGATTCCTAAAAAAGGAATTTATGCTGTGTCGGTAGAGATTGATGGAAAAAGGCATAATGGGATGATGAGCATAGGTGTTAATCCGACGGTATCAGATAATGACAACTTGAAAATAGAAGTAAATATTTTTGATTTTGACAAAGACATTTACGGGAAAAAAATAAAAGTAAATTTCATAGATTACTTAAGAGAAGAACAGAAGTTTAATTCTCTCGAAGATTTAATAGAGGCAATGGCTTCAGATAAAACAAAGGTTTTAAATAAATTAAATTAA
- a CDS encoding rhodanese-like domain-containing protein: MGKQILFILGICIVVGLAINFVRPGGLPLVIDESMYSEENSDKLKQQYEQGQIKTQNIMQNPNYDPKTGIVKPQNIKMDFAKLLHEKGALFIDGRPKHEYDAGKIKGAISIPYEEFMKISTEDKRHFLSNIGKDDIIVVYCSGGECEISIDLAYEIARLGYTSLNIYRGGYKEWETAGYPVEK; the protein is encoded by the coding sequence ATGGGAAAACAAATTTTATTCATTCTCGGAATTTGCATTGTAGTCGGACTTGCTATAAACTTTGTCCGTCCGGGAGGATTGCCTTTGGTTATTGATGAAAGCATGTATTCGGAAGAAAACAGTGACAAGCTTAAACAACAGTATGAACAGGGTCAGATAAAAACTCAAAACATAATGCAGAATCCGAACTATGACCCAAAGACCGGTATAGTAAAACCACAAAATATTAAAATGGATTTTGCAAAATTGCTTCATGAAAAAGGAGCTTTGTTCATAGACGGACGACCGAAACACGAATATGATGCGGGGAAAATAAAAGGTGCAATAAGCATTCCTTATGAAGAGTTTATGAAAATCAGCACAGAAGATAAAAGACATTTTCTTTCAAATATCGGAAAGGACGATATAATAGTTGTATATTGCAGCGGAGGAGAATGTGAAATCAGCATTGATTTGGCTTATGAGATTGCAAGACTTGGATATACAAGCTTGAATATTTACCGAGGCGGTTATAAAGAATGGGAAACCGCAGGTTATCCTGTAGAAAAATAA
- a CDS encoding MauE/DoxX family redox-associated membrane protein, producing MKEFFQNKTVLFILRLIIGGLFIYAAIPKITDPKAFASIVKGYHLFPIWSVNLIAIILPYIEAISGLLLIFGKWTKANAAIIGTLLFFFIIGLAQAYARGLEINCGCFSTSAASTPSDIIWRIVQDIFMLIAIIIIFIFSGRETTKTVSSQNTATAMPEGNINNGGN from the coding sequence TTGAAAGAATTCTTCCAAAACAAAACTGTTCTTTTTATTTTAAGGTTGATAATCGGCGGCTTGTTTATTTATGCTGCCATACCCAAAATCACAGACCCGAAAGCATTTGCATCTATTGTAAAAGGATATCATCTTTTCCCGATATGGTCTGTGAATTTAATAGCAATAATTCTGCCGTATATTGAGGCAATTTCGGGTTTATTGCTGATTTTTGGAAAGTGGACTAAAGCAAATGCTGCTATTATTGGCACATTGCTTTTTTTCTTCATAATCGGGCTAGCACAGGCATATGCAAGGGGGCTTGAAATCAATTGTGGGTGCTTTTCCACAAGCGCTGCATCTACACCATCAGACATAATTTGGCGGATTGTGCAGGATATTTTTATGTTGATTGCTATAATCATTATATTTATTTTTTCAGGTAGGGAAACTACAAAAACGGTTTCCTCACAAAACACCGCCACGGCTATGCCGGAGGGAAATATTAACAACGGAGGTAATTAA
- the ruvB gene encoding Holliday junction branch migration DNA helicase RuvB, whose product MSRKGALNTTELIPEDKDFVSKVRPSSFNDFIGQQKVKDNLKIFIQSSKKLGESLDHVLFTGPPGLGKTTLALIIAHELGVNLVSTSGPVIEKPGDLAGMLTKLRENEILFIDEIHRIPKIVEEFLYSAMEDYKLDIMIDQGPAARSIPIKLERFTLIGATTRQGLLSSPMLDRFGITAHLDYYSTDNLSDIVKRSARILNLKIDEAGCREIAQRSRATPRIANRLLRRTRDFAIVKGDGTITEDIARYALESLGVDEYGLDKIDKRILETIILKHNGGPVGLSNVAASVGEDPGTIEDVYEPFLIVEGFIKRTPKGREATDLAYKHLGIKKNRKSPQKGLFDEN is encoded by the coding sequence TTGAGCAGAAAAGGCGCATTAAATACAACTGAGCTTATTCCGGAGGACAAGGATTTTGTAAGCAAAGTCCGTCCGTCGTCATTTAATGATTTCATCGGACAGCAGAAAGTTAAAGATAATCTCAAAATTTTTATTCAAAGCTCGAAGAAGCTTGGCGAATCGCTTGACCATGTTTTATTCACGGGACCTCCGGGACTTGGCAAGACTACTCTTGCGCTGATAATTGCACATGAGCTCGGGGTAAATCTTGTTTCAACGTCGGGACCTGTCATAGAAAAACCGGGTGATCTTGCAGGAATGCTTACGAAGCTTCGTGAGAACGAAATTTTATTCATAGATGAAATTCACCGCATACCGAAAATTGTTGAAGAGTTTTTGTATTCTGCGATGGAGGATTACAAGCTGGACATAATGATTGACCAGGGACCTGCAGCGAGAAGCATACCGATAAAGCTTGAGAGATTTACGTTAATCGGAGCAACAACGAGACAGGGATTACTTTCATCTCCAATGCTTGACAGATTCGGAATCACAGCACATCTTGATTATTACAGCACGGATAATTTATCAGATATCGTAAAACGTTCCGCAAGAATTTTGAATTTAAAAATAGATGAAGCGGGCTGCAGAGAAATTGCACAGCGAAGCCGGGCAACACCAAGAATTGCAAATCGTTTATTAAGGCGCACACGCGATTTTGCTATCGTTAAAGGCGATGGAACAATCACTGAAGACATTGCACGATATGCGCTGGAATCTTTAGGCGTTGATGAATACGGTTTGGATAAAATAGATAAACGAATTCTTGAAACTATTATTTTGAAGCACAATGGCGGACCTGTGGGACTTTCAAATGTTGCGGCTTCGGTCGGGGAAGACCCCGGAACAATCGAAGATGTTTATGAACCTTTTCTTATTGTTGAGGGTTTTATAAAGAGAACCCCAAAAGGTCGTGAAGCTACGGACTTGGCTTATAAACATTTAGGAATAAAAAAGAACCGAAAATCTCCTCAAAAAGGGCTTTTTGATGAGAACTAA
- a CDS encoding GAF domain-containing protein produces the protein MAKTVTVDFDQSKKEKYESLIPQIVSLISDETSLVANLANITAALKQSFEIFSWVGFYFIDEEHQDELVLGPFQGKTACTRLKERKGVCWESIKQQKTLIVDDVHEFPGHIACDAGSNSEIVVPIMLDGMVSGVLDIDSYKFASFDETDKEYLERLISEIKYIFY, from the coding sequence TTGGCGAAAACCGTTACAGTAGATTTTGACCAGTCTAAAAAAGAAAAATACGAATCATTAATCCCCCAGATTGTCTCGCTCATTTCGGACGAAACAAGTTTAGTTGCCAATTTAGCAAACATCACAGCAGCATTAAAGCAATCATTTGAAATATTTTCATGGGTTGGTTTTTATTTTATAGACGAAGAACATCAGGATGAGCTTGTGCTCGGACCGTTTCAGGGAAAAACAGCCTGCACACGGCTTAAAGAACGAAAAGGCGTATGCTGGGAATCCATAAAACAGCAAAAAACTTTAATTGTGGATGACGTGCATGAGTTTCCGGGACATATTGCCTGTGATGCAGGTTCGAATTCGGAAATAGTTGTTCCGATAATGCTCGATGGAATGGTCAGCGGAGTTCTTGACATAGACAGCTATAAGTTTGCTTCGTTTGATGAAACCGACAAAGAGTATCTCGAAAGATTAATTTCAGAAATTAAATATATCTTTTATTAA
- a CDS encoding MATE family efflux transporter, with product MPKSENRLILALAIPAVLQTVVKSSFTLSDAYWVGKLGSVPLAAISVATFLVWGMMSVGEMIATGTNALVAQSTGAKNNALSAKISIINIVNAFFYSVILGNLVVPLTPYLYDLIHLDAEQRYFADEYFHTILYGFPAFILLSTLSAAFRGYGDTKTPFYLLMFAAILNFVLNPVFIFGIKIGDELILNYGIKGSALVSILSYFLAFLIGFYILLKRKLADKILSYTFDTKIISDTFKIGFPLGLNGVAFSMIYVFVASFVAEYGSTGLAALGIGHRSESLAYQTTVGFALAATIMVGQSIGAGLPQKAEHYTWKILKLSGAFIVAYSIFLFIFSADIAAIFSQDAGVIQAASDYNKLAALVLIFTAADVILSGAFSGAGDTMPPAVISFTFNIIRIPLCFLLSPIWGLTGVWIAISFSALLKGVAITIWFKLGKWKTRGVRIS from the coding sequence ATGCCAAAATCTGAAAACCGACTCATTCTTGCTCTTGCTATTCCGGCGGTTCTTCAGACTGTCGTAAAATCTTCATTTACATTATCCGATGCATACTGGGTTGGAAAACTCGGGAGTGTGCCCCTCGCTGCGATTTCGGTAGCCACCTTTCTTGTCTGGGGAATGATGTCTGTCGGCGAAATGATTGCAACAGGAACAAACGCGCTCGTTGCGCAGTCAACCGGCGCAAAAAACAATGCGCTCTCGGCAAAAATTTCCATAATAAACATTGTTAATGCTTTTTTCTATTCTGTCATACTCGGTAATCTCGTTGTACCGTTGACTCCATATTTATACGACCTCATACATCTTGATGCCGAGCAGCGTTATTTTGCCGATGAATATTTTCATACTATTCTTTACGGATTCCCTGCATTTATATTGCTCTCGACTTTGAGTGCTGCGTTCCGCGGGTATGGAGACACAAAAACTCCTTTTTATCTTTTGATGTTTGCAGCAATATTAAATTTTGTTTTAAATCCCGTATTTATTTTTGGAATTAAAATCGGAGATGAACTAATTCTGAATTATGGAATCAAAGGTTCGGCTCTTGTAAGTATTTTATCATATTTTCTTGCATTCTTAATCGGGTTTTATATTCTGCTGAAACGAAAGCTCGCAGATAAAATTTTAAGCTATACATTCGATACAAAAATAATTTCCGATACGTTTAAAATCGGATTTCCGCTCGGACTTAACGGAGTGGCATTTTCAATGATATATGTTTTCGTAGCAAGTTTTGTTGCTGAATATGGAAGCACGGGACTTGCTGCGCTTGGAATCGGACACCGTTCAGAGTCGCTTGCATATCAGACAACTGTAGGTTTTGCGCTTGCTGCGACGATTATGGTCGGGCAGAGCATCGGCGCGGGTCTTCCCCAAAAAGCAGAACACTATACATGGAAGATTTTAAAACTATCGGGTGCGTTTATTGTTGCTTATTCAATTTTTCTGTTTATTTTCAGCGCGGATATTGCCGCAATATTTTCTCAGGATGCAGGGGTAATTCAAGCAGCATCGGACTACAACAAGCTCGCCGCGCTTGTTTTGATTTTCACTGCTGCCGATGTAATCTTAAGCGGTGCATTTTCAGGCGCAGGTGATACAATGCCTCCTGCAGTTATAAGTTTTACTTTTAATATAATCCGTATTCCTTTATGCTTCTTATTGTCTCCTATCTGGGGATTAACCGGCGTATGGATTGCAATATCTTTTTCTGCTTTACTGAAAGGTGTTGCCATAACAATCTGGTTCAAGCTCGGCAAATGGAAAACAAGAGGAGTGAGGATTTCATAA
- a CDS encoding transposase: MLKFKNKYRIPTSRLKGWDYGSSGLYFITICTKNKVPYFGNIQFDEAKDTASIQKTKLGLIAENFWTEIPKHFAFVKLDEFIIMPNHIHGIIFMDKEPQVQWFENKFGPQSSNLASIIRSYKAAVKKYSTLNKIKFEWQERYYDHIIKSDMELENIRKYISENILKWTLDENYIKNE; encoded by the coding sequence ATGTTAAAATTTAAGAACAAATACAGAATACCTACATCCAGATTAAAAGGCTGGGACTATGGTTCTTCAGGATTATATTTCATTACAATCTGTACAAAAAATAAAGTACCTTATTTTGGAAATATACAATTCGATGAGGCAAAAGACACAGCGTCTATACAAAAAACAAAATTGGGATTAATTGCAGAAAATTTTTGGACAGAAATTCCAAAACATTTTGCATTTGTCAAATTAGATGAATTCATAATAATGCCAAACCATATTCATGGTATTATATTCATGGACAAAGAACCTCAAGTTCAATGGTTTGAAAATAAATTTGGTCCCCAATCAAGCAACTTAGCATCAATTATTCGTAGTTATAAAGCTGCTGTAAAAAAATATTCAACTCTTAACAAGATAAAATTTGAATGGCAAGAAAGATATTATGATCATATTATTAAATCAGATATGGAATTGGAAAATATAAGGAAATATATAAGTGAAAATATTTTAAAATGGACTTTAGATGAAAATTATATAAAAAATGAATGA
- a CDS encoding WYL domain-containing transcriptional regulator encodes MPLEITKELLRRIEIVGMVLDKPGYYTENDFCEHFGYSVQNLRLDMQILREKGVDIHSTKKVFVIDRKLDLQTLNNLISSYIAVNDNYTIRNLKPIQKVFKDETLITFIKIVKSINSRSIIEMEYGHDKYNQPVKRLITPIGLNNLGKTFHLIALENDDINNLKFFLLEKIISIKFTNKKSALKELPNLSEVYKYSWGSYFGGEAVEVKLLFDKKTGESLKDKIFVEEQEIEETSDGYVLKMKVKLSYEFISWVMGWGGSVKIVSPKILKDEVVKRAKEIVKSYS; translated from the coding sequence ATGCCTTTAGAAATCACAAAAGAACTTTTACGCAGAATTGAAATTGTCGGGATGGTTCTCGACAAGCCGGGATATTATACTGAAAATGATTTCTGCGAGCATTTCGGTTACAGCGTGCAGAACCTGCGTCTCGATATGCAAATCCTGCGTGAGAAAGGTGTTGATATTCACTCAACAAAAAAAGTTTTCGTCATCGACCGAAAGCTCGATTTGCAAACATTGAATAACCTCATAAGCTCTTACATTGCCGTTAATGACAATTATACAATACGCAATCTTAAGCCGATACAAAAAGTCTTTAAGGATGAAACTCTTATTACGTTCATAAAAATTGTTAAGTCTATAAATTCGCGAAGCATAATCGAAATGGAATACGGACATGATAAATACAATCAGCCGGTCAAGCGTCTCATTACTCCAATCGGACTCAATAATCTTGGAAAAACCTTCCACCTCATTGCACTTGAAAACGATGACATTAATAATCTCAAATTTTTTCTTCTTGAGAAAATTATCTCGATAAAATTCACAAATAAAAAATCCGCATTGAAAGAGCTTCCCAATCTCAGTGAAGTTTATAAATACTCATGGGGGAGCTATTTCGGGGGCGAAGCCGTTGAAGTAAAGCTTTTATTCGATAAAAAAACCGGTGAGTCACTTAAAGATAAAATTTTTGTCGAGGAACAGGAAATCGAAGAAACCTCTGACGGATATGTTTTGAAAATGAAGGTTAAACTATCGTATGAATTTATCTCGTGGGTTATGGGCTGGGGCGGAAGTGTGAAGATAGTCTCTCCAAAAATATTAAAAGACGAAGTTGTGAAACGGGCGAAAGAAATAGTGAAGAGTTATAGTTAA
- a CDS encoding HU family DNA-binding protein, whose protein sequence is MNKNSLLNKIIFKVRLNRQISSKIIDRVFELVKEDVINGNAVEIEDFGKFEKIHKPMMRRVNKKKKTEELLPPRDKVKFFPEEKMVEEIKKES, encoded by the coding sequence ATGAATAAAAATTCTTTACTTAATAAAATTATTTTCAAGGTTCGTTTAAACCGTCAGATTTCTTCTAAAATCATAGACAGGGTTTTTGAGCTTGTAAAGGAAGACGTTATTAACGGCAATGCCGTTGAAATAGAAGACTTTGGAAAATTCGAGAAGATTCACAAACCGATGATGCGCCGCGTTAATAAAAAGAAGAAGACTGAAGAGCTTTTACCGCCGAGAGATAAGGTTAAATTTTTCCCCGAAGAAAAAATGGTTGAAGAAATAAAGAAAGAGTCCTAA
- the rpsO gene encoding 30S ribosomal protein S15, with protein sequence MLNKEQKKELVSKYGKSEKDSGRPEVQVAILTTRINELSADHFNTHKKDNHSRTGLLKMVGKRRKLLRYLENKDITRYRAIVKELDLRK encoded by the coding sequence ATGTTAAACAAAGAACAAAAAAAAGAACTTGTTTCAAAATACGGAAAATCTGAAAAAGATTCGGGAAGACCTGAAGTTCAGGTTGCCATTTTGACAACAAGAATTAACGAGCTTTCTGCTGACCACTTTAACACACACAAAAAAGATAATCATTCAAGAACAGGATTGTTAAAAATGGTTGGTAAAAGAAGAAAGCTTTTAAGATATCTTGAAAACAAAGATATCACACGATACAGAGCTATCGTAAAAGAACTTGATTTAAGAAAATAA